In one window of Reinekea forsetii DNA:
- a CDS encoding YhdH/YhfP family quinone oxidoreductase: protein MPNTEFQALVVEQTEPKQFQRSIQRRTVADLPAGEVLIRVDYSSLNFKDALSATGNPGVTRNFPHTPGIDAAGIVVQSSSDSFQVGDAVIATSYDLGMGTAGGLGQYIRVPSAWVLALPKTLTAFEAMSFGTAGLTAALMVNALLDNGVQPAQGPVLVTGATGGVGSLAVAILAKLGFSVTASTGKLTETPFLMSLGATEVIDRASLLTNNRPLQAEQWAGVIDVVAGPTLANAIQSSQYNGVVTCSGLVGAVDLTTSIFPFILRGVRLIGIDSVQCTMAVRTRAWQALAGDFKPACLPDLTTEIGLAQVEEYLLAMLAGKSHGRVVVNMADD, encoded by the coding sequence ATGCCGAACACCGAATTTCAAGCCCTAGTTGTTGAACAGACTGAGCCAAAGCAATTCCAACGCTCCATTCAGCGCCGTACCGTGGCCGATTTACCCGCGGGTGAGGTATTGATCCGGGTCGACTATTCGTCATTAAACTTTAAAGATGCGCTTTCGGCCACTGGTAACCCAGGGGTTACCCGTAATTTCCCCCACACCCCGGGCATTGACGCGGCCGGCATCGTAGTACAGAGCAGCAGCGACTCATTTCAGGTTGGCGATGCAGTGATCGCGACCAGCTATGACCTCGGTATGGGCACCGCCGGCGGCCTGGGCCAATATATCCGCGTACCCAGCGCCTGGGTATTGGCCCTGCCCAAGACGCTGACGGCCTTCGAAGCCATGAGTTTCGGCACCGCCGGTTTAACCGCCGCGCTGATGGTTAACGCCCTGCTCGACAACGGCGTACAACCGGCCCAGGGTCCGGTTTTGGTTACCGGTGCGACCGGTGGTGTGGGCAGTCTGGCGGTCGCGATCTTGGCCAAGCTAGGCTTCAGCGTGACCGCCTCGACCGGCAAGTTAACAGAAACGCCCTTTCTTATGAGCTTGGGTGCTACTGAGGTGATCGACCGAGCGAGCCTGTTGACCAACAACCGACCGCTGCAAGCTGAGCAATGGGCCGGCGTTATCGATGTCGTGGCCGGGCCAACGCTGGCCAATGCCATTCAGTCGAGCCAATACAATGGTGTGGTAACCTGCAGCGGTTTGGTCGGCGCGGTCGATCTGACCACCTCTATCTTCCCCTTTATCTTGCGCGGTGTCCGCCTGATCGGTATTGATTCGGTGCAGTGTACGATGGCCGTGCGCACGCGCGCCTGGCAGGCGCTGGCCGGTGATTTTAAACCCGCTTGCTTGCCGGATTTAACCACTGAGATTGGTTTAGCGCAGGTCGAAGAATATCTGTTGGCCATGCTGGCCGGTAAATCCCATGGCCGCGTAGTCGTCAACATGGCAGACGATTAA
- a CDS encoding heme-degrading domain-containing protein produces MTLDELLEQENTLVFPHFNSNDAWQLGVLLRELALAADISISIDISLFDQLLFAHAMTGTTLENAHWIRRKKTVVKRFAHSSYYMGELYRVQGSSFEAATLLDPNEYAAHGGCFPILIAGTGMVGSVTVSGLAQLDDHILVTQALALYVTQQVNH; encoded by the coding sequence ATGACCCTTGATGAGCTACTCGAACAAGAAAATACGCTGGTTTTCCCACACTTCAATAGCAACGATGCCTGGCAGCTCGGGGTATTGCTGCGTGAATTGGCCTTGGCCGCCGATATCAGTATCAGCATTGATATTAGCCTGTTCGACCAACTCTTGTTCGCCCATGCCATGACCGGAACCACGTTGGAAAATGCCCACTGGATTCGACGCAAGAAAACCGTCGTGAAACGCTTTGCGCACAGTTCTTATTACATGGGCGAACTCTATCGGGTACAGGGCTCCAGTTTCGAGGCCGCAACCTTGCTCGATCCAAATGAATACGCTGCCCATGGCGGTTGTTTCCCGATCTTGATCGCCGGGACCGGCATGGTCGGTTCGGTCACCGTGTCCGGTTTGGCCCAGCTAGACGATCATATTTTGGTCACTCAGGCACTGGCTCTGTATGTGACCCAGCAGGTAAACCACTGA
- a CDS encoding VOC family protein: MASIFHLALNITDLAAARRFYGTLLGCEEGRSTETWVDFDFFGHQLSLHLGQPFSTAQTGVVDGAQVPMPHFGVVLLMPQWSELAQRLTDSGLAFEFGPSVRFPGQAGEQATMFFRDPSGNPLEIKGIASHHGVFAQ, encoded by the coding sequence ATGGCTAGCATTTTTCATCTCGCCCTAAACATCACCGACCTTGCGGCCGCACGGCGCTTTTATGGCACCCTACTGGGTTGTGAAGAGGGCCGCAGTACCGAGACCTGGGTCGACTTTGACTTCTTCGGTCATCAGCTGTCACTGCATCTGGGCCAGCCCTTTAGTACTGCCCAGACCGGTGTGGTCGACGGCGCGCAAGTTCCTATGCCGCACTTTGGCGTGGTCCTGCTTATGCCGCAGTGGTCCGAACTGGCCCAACGTTTGACGGATTCCGGTCTGGCCTTTGAATTCGGCCCGAGCGTGCGCTTTCCCGGCCAGGCCGGTGAACAGGCAACCATGTTTTTTCGCGACCCGAGCGGTAACCCGTTGGAAATTAAGGGTATCGCCAGTCACCACGGAGTATTCGCCCAATGA
- a CDS encoding MATE family efflux transporter, protein MLRSSSFWPATEVRRVCPRALAAPIISLAVPIMIQGVLMNLMGFVDALMIGQLGETAIAALGNAQQLVSFLFLLMAALSIGGSVLIAQQRGAKNPSAINDSTMAMVQIGLLAGLLLGALVWFFAESLVGLLTTDLFRAPALRSSVPQVAATYLHLIAFALPAMLLSQLLTGALNALGDTRTPVKVAVSFNLVNFILNYVLIFGLGFPGLWAPVFSPLGLVGAALATLIAATGQAMVLFCLARRQDNGLDLSLKRLFRGYGATLKTIFRLGYPNTIDGFYWQGARVFYTVLINSLGAIAYAAYAIVRTLKTLFMLPIGGLQTATAVRIGQLLGAGQFKRAKATAWIALWVGLALMTVPASLLIVFAKPLLALYAITPETERLAYLCTWVLAGSLFFTAINAVIPGLLRAGGDAAAVMHITLLSFILCGAPLAWLLGVYGQLGLVGAFVGISLEEVFKSALFVRRMRQYRWLNQLATG, encoded by the coding sequence ATGTTGCGATCGAGCAGTTTTTGGCCCGCGACTGAGGTGCGGCGCGTCTGTCCCAGAGCCCTCGCTGCTCCCATTATCAGTCTGGCGGTGCCCATTATGATTCAAGGGGTGTTGATGAACCTGATGGGGTTTGTCGATGCTCTGATGATCGGTCAGTTGGGCGAAACCGCCATCGCGGCCTTGGGCAATGCCCAGCAGTTGGTGAGTTTTTTGTTTCTCTTGATGGCCGCGCTGTCGATCGGTGGCAGCGTGTTGATTGCCCAACAGCGTGGCGCGAAGAACCCCAGCGCTATTAATGACAGTACGATGGCCATGGTGCAAATTGGGCTGCTTGCCGGTCTGCTGCTCGGGGCGCTGGTCTGGTTTTTCGCCGAGAGCCTGGTCGGGCTCTTGACTACAGATCTGTTTAGGGCGCCGGCATTACGCTCCTCGGTGCCGCAGGTGGCGGCCACCTATCTGCACCTAATCGCCTTTGCCTTACCGGCAATGTTGTTATCTCAACTGCTCACTGGCGCCCTCAATGCTCTCGGTGATACGCGCACGCCGGTCAAGGTGGCGGTCAGTTTTAACCTGGTCAACTTTATTCTCAACTATGTGCTGATCTTCGGTCTGGGCTTTCCGGGTCTGTGGGCACCAGTCTTTAGCCCACTGGGTCTGGTCGGCGCGGCGCTGGCCACGCTGATTGCGGCCACAGGCCAGGCGATGGTGCTGTTTTGCCTGGCTCGGCGCCAGGACAACGGTCTCGACCTGTCATTGAAGCGTCTGTTCCGGGGCTATGGGGCGACGCTGAAAACGATTTTTCGGCTCGGCTACCCCAATACCATCGATGGTTTCTATTGGCAGGGCGCCCGGGTGTTCTACACGGTACTTATTAACAGTCTGGGCGCCATCGCCTATGCCGCCTATGCCATCGTGCGAACCTTAAAGACGCTCTTTATGTTGCCCATCGGCGGTTTGCAGACGGCGACGGCGGTGCGCATCGGGCAGTTGCTCGGTGCAGGCCAATTCAAGCGCGCCAAGGCGACGGCATGGATTGCCCTGTGGGTTGGCTTGGCGCTGATGACCGTGCCGGCGAGTCTCTTGATTGTCTTTGCCAAGCCGCTCTTGGCGCTGTACGCCATCACCCCAGAGACCGAACGCTTGGCCTATCTCTGCACCTGGGTTTTGGCCGGCTCGCTGTTTTTTACCGCGATCAACGCGGTAATACCCGGTCTGTTGCGGGCCGGGGGAGATGCCGCCGCGGTGATGCACATTACCTTGCTCAGCTTTATCCTCTGTGGTGCGCCGCTGGCCTGGTTGCTGGGGGTCTATGGGCAGCTCGGGCTGGTGGGTGCGTTTGTCGGTATCTCCCTGGAGGAGGTGTTTAAGTCGGCGCTCTTTGTGCGCCGAATGCGTCAATATCGATGGTTAAATCAGCTGGCGACAGGTTGA
- a CDS encoding phosphotransferase enzyme family protein — protein sequence MAGEPVQRRLQFVLEHFGKRPIENVVLNYFSLANEVYTITTREGQFVVKNCFKNNSRELVANEAGLIQFLNDHQVPCPKLIPTLKGDLFLEYDGQFYIMNEFVEGWVPKWHDTLSEQLMHETMHAMADFHRATEHFKPPFEPNRTAALAIPDARLWLQALQPTLAQDSSPRQSVPQMLSIVDELLELADSLQARLATRDLSVLKKVFIHGDLHCFNLIFSADQQDYRAILDFDFIREDYRLVDFFWATRSMVWGYWFEVLHGFSPRANEHRITDEQLQAATSRALAFMIDSYRTYHDLPDAEIRLLPLFAEALPFYTVRFFKLTNSEEECLDHAGWFRHQLDNMAQTVRHLDVAIEQFLARD from the coding sequence ATGGCGGGTGAACCGGTACAACGGCGATTGCAGTTCGTGTTGGAGCATTTTGGCAAGCGGCCGATTGAGAATGTCGTACTAAACTATTTCAGCCTAGCCAACGAGGTCTACACCATCACCACGCGCGAGGGGCAGTTCGTGGTGAAAAACTGTTTTAAAAACAACAGCCGGGAACTGGTCGCCAATGAGGCCGGGCTGATTCAGTTTCTCAACGACCATCAGGTGCCTTGCCCGAAGCTTATTCCGACGCTCAAGGGTGACTTGTTTTTAGAATACGACGGCCAATTTTATATTATGAATGAGTTCGTCGAGGGCTGGGTGCCTAAATGGCACGATACGCTCAGCGAGCAGCTGATGCATGAAACCATGCACGCCATGGCCGATTTTCATCGCGCCACCGAACACTTCAAGCCGCCGTTCGAGCCGAATCGCACGGCAGCCTTGGCCATCCCGGACGCTCGCCTATGGTTGCAAGCGTTGCAGCCGACCCTAGCGCAGGATTCAAGCCCTCGGCAATCGGTGCCGCAGATGCTCAGCATCGTTGATGAGCTGTTAGAACTTGCCGACAGTTTGCAGGCCCGCTTGGCAACGCGAGACTTGTCGGTGTTGAAAAAGGTGTTTATTCACGGCGATCTGCATTGTTTTAATCTGATCTTCAGTGCCGACCAGCAAGATTATCGGGCGATCCTCGATTTCGATTTTATCCGCGAGGACTATCGGCTGGTGGATTTTTTCTGGGCCACCCGGTCGATGGTTTGGGGGTATTGGTTTGAGGTGCTGCACGGCTTTTCGCCGCGTGCAAATGAGCACCGGATCACCGATGAACAGTTGCAAGCGGCAACCAGCCGGGCGCTGGCCTTTATGATCGACAGCTATCGTACTTACCATGACCTGCCGGACGCGGAAATCCGTTTGCTGCCGCTTTTTGCCGAGGCCCTGCCTTTTTATACGGTGCGCTTCTTTAAGCTGACTAATAGTGAAGAAGAGTGCCTCGATCACGCCGGATGGTTTCGCCATCAACTCGATAACATGGCGCAGACGGTGCGTCATCTGGATGTTGCGATCGAGCAGTTTTTGGCCCGCGACTGA
- a CDS encoding 2-hydroxyacid dehydrogenase, which produces MNSVIALLGDFAETERNEWLNHLRAAMPNEQIQPFVELNPTQKKSVEFAIVANPDPAQIAQLPNLVWAHSLWAGVEKIIANFGQGPLQIVRLTDPNLANLMAEACLAWTLYLHRAMPTYRQQQQTQTWQQLPYIAAQDRTIGLLGLGKLGTAVAQRLLANGFQVAGWSRTPKLLAGCDCYNGAAGLDQLLARSDIVIGLLPATPDTAGLLNRARLARLKPGASLINFGRGSLIEQDALLEALDSAKIGHAVLDVFDREPLPKDHAYWHHPQVTVLPHISAPTQPHSASAIVARHLAEFRQSGQIPETVDLVRGY; this is translated from the coding sequence ATGAACTCAGTTATTGCCCTGCTCGGCGACTTTGCCGAGACCGAACGCAACGAGTGGCTGAACCACTTGCGGGCGGCCATGCCAAACGAGCAAATACAGCCATTTGTAGAGCTCAACCCAACCCAAAAAAAATCGGTCGAGTTTGCCATCGTCGCCAACCCAGACCCCGCTCAGATAGCACAGTTGCCCAACCTGGTTTGGGCGCACAGCCTCTGGGCCGGGGTCGAAAAAATAATCGCCAACTTCGGCCAAGGTCCATTGCAAATCGTTCGACTCACCGATCCCAACTTGGCCAACCTGATGGCCGAAGCCTGTTTGGCCTGGACCCTCTATCTGCACCGCGCCATGCCGACCTATCGCCAACAGCAACAGACACAAACTTGGCAACAGCTGCCCTATATCGCTGCGCAAGATCGCACCATCGGCTTGCTCGGTCTGGGCAAGCTGGGCACGGCCGTCGCCCAACGTTTGCTTGCCAATGGTTTTCAGGTCGCCGGCTGGAGCCGAACACCCAAGCTATTGGCAGGCTGCGACTGTTATAACGGCGCCGCAGGTCTGGACCAGCTATTGGCGCGCAGCGATATAGTCATCGGCCTGTTACCCGCCACGCCCGATACGGCCGGGCTGCTCAACCGAGCGCGATTGGCCCGACTAAAACCGGGCGCCAGCCTGATCAACTTTGGCCGCGGCAGCCTGATCGAGCAAGACGCCCTACTCGAGGCCCTCGACAGCGCAAAGATTGGGCATGCGGTACTCGATGTCTTTGACCGGGAACCCTTACCGAAAGATCATGCCTATTGGCATCATCCCCAGGTGACGGTGTTGCCGCATATCTCGGCTCCGACGCAACCGCATAGCGCCAGCGCTATTGTGGCGCGCCATCTGGCCGAGTTCCGACAGAGTGGGCAGATACCAGAAACGGTAGACTTGGTTCGGGGCTACTGA